Genomic segment of Primulina tabacum isolate GXHZ01 chromosome 11, ASM2559414v2, whole genome shotgun sequence:
tcataAGCTTATCTTTCATATATTTCTCCACTAAATGTTAGAGGAATATGACCTGGTCAATAGGACTTTTCAAGTTCATAATGTTAGGCCACGGCTCACGACTACAATAAATGTAGAAAAATTGAATAAACAATTTAATGATATAGTGCACTTTTTCATCTTTTATCTTCCTCTCTTTATTGAATTTTATCATCCTCCATCTAACATTTTCAACTTCCTTCAACTTTCGTTCATCTTATCCTAtcttttttccctttttcttcaGTTTTTTCAATCCTCAACAACATTTCCTTTTAGTTTTTCCAATCACCACGTCATATAAcattcctttttcctttttttttcattatatatatatatatatatatattcataaatCTCCTTCCCtttcttcatgattttttttcaaactcctccaatttttcttatcaattatcaacacatgggagttattgaaaattttaaagcgctaaagaggtttatttctctcaaaattaagatAGAGGAATAGTGTATAAGCTATTGGGTAGTTGATGTGGTATTTGAAGGAATACGAATGTGGTTAATTGTATGTCTTTGACACACTCCATTCAATTTATTAGGCTCAAAAGGGATTACTAGGGATATGAATGATGCATTGGGTAGGCTCGAAAGGttcaaacggtccaaagatcgcctaaatcatccctaagtcattTTCCTCCGTATTTTCGCCTCGAATGATAATTTGACAAGTTCTAGAttgttttttttcaatttattatttttaggaGCTCGCCTCTTGCCaattcacaattaattcataCAAGTATGACCTAAAGTGCATAGATGATGTCGCAAAATATGATACAAAGCTAGTTTATGCTCAAATCCTTCGGCTACAAGTACAGCTCATCTCAAAGAATAACCAGAAAAATTTTCATTGTCCTTGGTGTCATGTGTTGATGAcgtctttgttgctatatttaatcaatcatGTGTTGATGATGTCATGTGTTGATGAcgtctttgttgctatatttaattaatcatattCCGATTCATGATTAATCAACAAACATATAAATAGTTGATCAGGCtattaacaaaaaatattaaactaacatcaatcaataattaaaatcaagaaaaataatatattgaaaataaatcaaatatcaaacaaaatattgtttGGCCCTATCGTGGTCTTtgtctaaataaaattattccatgaattcaaaacaaaagtgaaaatgcatgtttaagttcatagaagaaaacaaaataaagaaGGAATAAGAGAAATTCTCAGTGATTTTTTGCATGTGTTGAGGAATTCATCATGCTTCTGCCTCTTCCTCTCTGGTGGTGTCTTCTTTTCACCTCTGTTCACTTCTGTTCTCTCTCATTTCTTCTCTTCTCTCTGTACGCTTCTGCCTCCCTGTTTCTTTCCTTTATTCTCTCTCCTTCTCTATTCTGCTCTCTTCGTTCCCCTCCTTCACGTCACTCTCCTCTATCTGCTCTCTTCCGCGctgctttttctttttctctttttacGCTTCCTTCTTTCTGCTCGCGTACGCTGCCTTTTATATTCTTCATGGGCCTAATCCTCCAACTCCTTGAAACCCAtgtcaatttcaaaaattgtagATAAGATTATATAGATTTTATTTATCAAGATCTGCATagattttcttccaaaatttcaatattatcaagataataaaatataaaaatattatatttcctttcttttggtATTTTGTTTGCTTTAAAGTTTTGTAAAATCATCTTATCTCCCAAATTaggtttttttccttttttattcaaatttacaaatattataaaattaattcagaTAAGCACATAATAATTACAGATaagcacaaatattataaatttaaatctCTAAAATCTCTATAAGATTTGGGCTTATCATTAGCCAAGATACaactttatttattataatccTGGCAACGTAGAGTTCACTTACTTGGGCACTAATTGGTCGAAATGTTAGGGTCATGAGTTTAGAGAGGTGCGTGTCTATCTCCTAGTGCTGTCTCATATCCCCTAGAGATCAGTCTTACATTTTTCCTACCGCCGGTCATGTGAGTAACATAAACAATATTACGCGTTAAGATCTGGCATCACTCTTTTACAGCCTAACTAGCCAACCAGATCATGTGAAGCAATGTCAGCAGCTTGACGCACGAAAATTTCCAAAGAGGTCACCCAACACGGTAATCTTATCACTTATACGCGCTTAAGGCAACACTCCAAGAAgtatataaatatgtttattggGAGACTTGAACATATGACCTCGTTTTGATATTAATTGTTAGAATCAAACGCTTACCACTATGCAAAAAGCTATAGTTGTCAGCAGTGCGcaactttatttttttgtactcGTGGCAGCAGTATGCAACTACTTGGGTGCTAATGGGTCGGGCTGTTAAGGCCATGAGTTCGTGGAGATGAGTGTTTATCTGCTGGTGGTATTTCATATCCCTTAGTTATCAGTCTTACATTTGGCCTAGCGTCgattatatcccaacagagacaatatttaatatttttttatgaatcaaattaaataaaaattcatctcataaaattaattaataagatgatctaataaatttttttatataatattaacataccaaatcaaataaaaaatttatcttGTAAAATTAACCAATGCATGTTTTACTGGACCCCTGTTCTTGCGTGCGTCAAAACTTTGACATGGACGAGCAATAAGTATGGAGCGAAGAATTTATTTGGAACAGTTGCACAGTTCCACTGTACTATAGTATTTAATGGAGTCTCATGATGATCTAAAACAACTACTTCTGGAAAAAATAAGATTCTTTAAAACCCCATGTAAAGATTATTAAATTTCATGTGAGAGATCCAGCTGTAGGAGGAGCTCTTCCAAGAAAACCAGAACCcctatcaatctgataatcgaATTCCACATGAAGAACCACCATTTCTTCAGCAGCGACGAGGAGCATAATGCGGCACAGAACCCGTCTTTCTGCTGGTGGAGGACGGCGGAGGATTTCGATGAGAATGGGCGTTTCAAGGTTGAGATCTCCGACCCGTCCATGTTGACTCCGAGGCTTAAAGTTCTCAGAGAAATGGAGAGGCTGGCTTTCGTATCCGGTGAAGGGCTGGATGATTTCAAGCACAAGTTGATGACTTACAGGGCTGGCGATTTCTGGGTGCCGATTGGGGGAATCAAGAAAGAGGAAATGGACGTGCCGAAGGTTGTCACCGTTCTGTTGACTGGGCTGGCAGGTTCGGGCAAAAGCTCTCTGATCAACTTGATGTACAGTGTTCTTGGGAGATCTGGTCTCATCCCTTTCGCTCAGACCTCGGGTATATCAACTTTCTCCCTTCAATTGGTGGTCTGCCTGGTTTCAGATCTTGGGTTCATGGGAATTTAGAAATTCACCATTTTTTAGTGGATCTTGGTAGTGTTTGATTCACATATATGTTGGTATAAATTTGTTAGAAAGTAATTTACCCCAATATGTCGTCTGTGTGGCTGAGTTATGGTACTGCGGATGAAGCTCTTAAATAATTGCATCTTCATACAAGTCATGAGGACGAAATTAACTTGATTTTCTGTATTTAGAGGGTTGGATGAACTTTAGATATGAAATTTAATTTTGTAGGTGGATCAAGGATTTTGGTTTCATTTGATTGTTTAATGTGAACTTTAGCGGGTCAGATTAGACGAACTCTAGATATGAGATTTCATATTTCTTGTTTTCAAATGGCTTTATTCATTTGGAATCTAGAGCCATGTCCAGTAGATAACAGTCTATAATTTACaaaaattctttttcattaaaaattaagaaaatgattaacTAAAAGTTTCATCTCGTTAGACTTATGGAGACGGCCTTTTTTGTTGAATCCTGGAATTTCGAATATGATGATCAGGAGAATCTTCGAATTACACAACGATATACCTCGAAGAGCACAACGTTTTGCGGTCACCAAGAAACGGGTTTTGCGTCTTCAAAACGAGGGGATTAGATCAAGACCAGATGGAAGAAGGGTTGAAAGAGGTTTCGGGTTGGATGGCCGACGGGGTTCGCCATAACCAACCTTGTTTTCGACAACAGGCCGAAAATGTCAAGGAACTTGGCGGATCAATGGGGATAACTAGTTCAAGATATGTTAAGAGAAAGGTCAATTGTGTGATGCTTGTGGCTAATCTATCATTTGTCAGCAAAGCTTTCCAAAGTAGTGATTTGAGGTCTATTAATGCCTTGAGGGACCTTTACAATTTGCCATCTGCTAAAAGTGCTAGTAAGTTTTTACTTTTAGTTTCTTTTTCTTGGGATCATCTAGATGAGAGAATTTTCATCCTATGATTAtgttgttttcttttcttttttttatataaccTGAAACTCGTCAATATTTTATATCCgattatcatttcaaaaacatgCTAAAGCCAAGTCAAACGCCATCAAGTAGCTTCTTATTTCCACGACTAATCGGGTTGTTCCCCGCAGACGAGAAACCGATCTTGATCTTAACACATGGAGACACCCTAAATGCAGAAGATAGGATCAATGGGAGGCTAAAGCTATGCGAATATTTGGGGATACCAGTGACTACTGGCGCATATGACATACCCTGTTTGACGGAACAAGGAATCTTGGCCGAGGAATCCGACCCCGTTACTGCATTTGCCTTGACCGAAGCTGTTTACAGGGCTTTGCTTCAATCTGACAGAACCCATCTTCCAAAGAAGAAGTTCTTGGATTATATAATCTTGGTCTTTTCTTGGATAATGTGGTGCATTGCTTCATTCTTTGCGTTGCTTGCACACTTGTTCGCTAAATTTGGCCATCACCAGAAGAAACTTAAATTGTGATGGTATGTCAGAAAAATACGCATCGGTGCTTAGTTGTGCAACATGTTCAAATAATATGCGCTTAATCGCATATTCGTTTCATGTACTTCTAATCCTTGAATGCCAATTTGCCAGATGATAtgttttcttttattattttattttatttttgcgtTTCTTGTAAGTTTTTATGATGTTGGTTTTGACTTCTATTGTGGTGGATGTTAGAATAGATGTCCTGCAaaccaacggttggctaggaaatttattgacttaagtgtaataaacaatttttattttaatataatttaactttttatggtcttgttttactttatctgtatatccatgcaatcagcatagataagtctttgattatactttaatacaaacgaatcgtaattcgatgttgaaactcatttgtaaacactgtataatctaaatttgttcctatTTGATTCAGCCgtctaaaacatggataaaggtcgcttgagctcgagactaacatctgtgatgttgtgtatccGCGTTTCTTgttaagggcatagagatgtccaaacatgcagatgggtagtcatttgatgattataccgaactaccctccctcggactttccaagtggttatcattcatcgagaggataagtccgtggttatgattgtgcaccattagtccttacgacccgagacaacactgaGGTTCTATATGCTagagctgtgctttgactcgtttaccgacctcaggagggtcatcaggtggcgagattgggtacaattgccacacatgtaggagccagtgcattgtagtcggcaattcaccgctcacctacgggtgtggatatcctatgtgatctgatgaaataatagtgcatggaatctttgaccagagtatgagatgtacgttagaaaAGGAGTTCTCCagttgtacatgcgatgccactatttattgtcaaagatgtgtcacatggttatcgaattattatgcaaccctcgatgaaccaatagttgcagattcgatcgggatatatgagatgaagggaccatactgtacgttaatcataatcgactggttcttgcaggcactatcagtaaTACCTAGGAGATCATGAGACGATGTTACTAGAAGCTCTTACTATGATatgatgggtgcaatcagaaatgagttctgacattcttgatcaaggagt
This window contains:
- the LOC142519172 gene encoding uncharacterized protein LOC142519172 — encoded protein: MKNHHFFSSDEEHNAAQNPSFCWWRTAEDFDENGRFKVEISDPSMLTPRLKVLREMERLAFVSGEGLDDFKHKLMTYRAGDFWVPIGGIKKEEMDVPKVVTVLLTGLAGSGKSSLINLMYSVLGRSGLIPFAQTSGESSNYTTIYLEEHNVLRSPRNGFCVFKTRGLDQDQMEEGLKEVSGWMADGVRHNQPCFRQQAENVKELGGSMGITSSRYVKRKVNCVMLVANLSFVSKAFQSSDLRSINALRDLYNLPSAKSANEKPILILTHGDTLNAEDRINGRLKLCEYLGIPVTTGAYDIPCLTEQGILAEESDPVTAFALTEAVYRALLQSDRTHLPKKKFLDYIILVFSWIMWCIASFFALLAHLFAKFGHHQKKLKL